The genome window ACAGAGCAGGAGGGTTAACATTGTCTGAATTTTTTTACACCCCTGATTTATAGAAATTAATGTACGACCAGGAATTTGTTTTGCACCCAtctatttgtttacatttttgcaCCAGGATTACATGACTTTTCAGTTACCCATGCACCAGTTCCATCCATGTAAAAATGGCTTTACACATCTGAGCAGTTTtcctaattttttattatttcctaGATATTTGGGTGTGAAATAGGTTTGGGTATCATCagccccactttttttttaccaCCAAACAGCTGGATTTGAACTCTAGAGGCATGCCTATTATACCCAGTGTGTGAGAGAGCTGTTTAGGCTACATGTTCACAGAAAATAGGCACAAACTTCACAAAAAGTAATGAGACTTAACACACAGTAGAAATGCATAAGATGGCATTGTTATGACACCTAAGAACATAAAATCAGATAAAGAGCACCTCTCTAGCCTTATGCAATCACAGTCAAGGGGAGAAAATATACCAAAGGTCATGGGGAGTTTTACATGCTCCCCCACTTTCCAGTTCTGTTGCTCTGCTATGTGTGAAAAGAAATGAATCAGAAGAGGAGCGCCTCCATGATCCTTGGGCATTCTTCAAACAGTTGAAAAGCAATATCCAAACACATGTGGACAGACAACATTCCTCTTTAGAGGCTCTCCACTTCAGATATTGctttacaaacattaaaaaaattgtctAGATGTTGGGCCAACTGCTAAAAATCAATCATGGGTCATTTCTTTTGTTCTTGCTCTATTGGAGAGGACAAATCTGAGTGTGGGATTAAGATTTTACAATATGCTAGGAGTAGGCAAAAGGTGAGCTTTCAAATGATGTGGGATTGCAacttccagcattcctcactCTTGGCTATGGTGGATACATATACTGGAGGTTGCAGTACAAGAATATCTGGAATGCCACAATTGGTCTGCATATGTGAGAAgagctggattcgatgatccatagggtaccATCCCTTAGaacttctgcagttctaagaagatggTGAAGAGGAGCAGGAGGATTATAAACATGCTTCTTATCTGGGTGTGGTTTGCCATTGTGCTCCAGCATGCAGACTCATCCATAATAATTCCAGTTTATCATGCAGTTTGAATATATTCTGTTTCTATGTATATATTCTTACTAGGCACTGCATGTAAAAGACAGAACTCAGCCCCCCCACAGTACTACTAGCTCTCACAAATACGAAACAAAGGGAACCCTGGTACTTCTGTGACAGTGTGGGATTTATATCAATGTTTTATATTTCCCCAGGAGGGTGGAAATATAAACTACAACTGTTGTATGGAAGGTGCATCAAttgtatttattcaaataaatttattgtcattgtatatACCAAGTaaacacatacaatgaaattcacacagacacccagaggccagacccacatgcacacacataaaaaatccccaaacactccccacccactaaaaatcccccactaagaacacaAAAATTTGCAccacaggctaagtaacactgtctaactgttcactgctggtggtccttaagttcattattaagtgcaattatagctctgggatagaaactgttcagaaaatgtgtggtctgagtcttaattgttctgtatcttctgccagatggcaacagttcaaaaaagttgtgagcaggatgggaaaagtctctaaggatgttgtgtgacttcctcagatagTGGGATATGGAGATATCATCCAGGGctgatagctggagcccgattatattctgggcaattttaatggttctttgtagagcttttttgtccactacagagctgcTCTCAAACCATACAAGAATGctataggttaggacactctcaatgttGCTACGGCattaggacagaagtaaatgctgagataaatttaacttgccgagcattctcgggaaatacagcctcttctgtgccttcttcactagcatgttggcatttatagtccagaaatttaaaaccaccaaccctctccacttcctcgccattcaTGCACAGtgataaatgtacatttctcttccttctaaaatcaattataacttctttagttttttgatgttaagtgaaatattattttctttacaccacagtatcaacccttgtacttcctttctataagcagactcattgctCTTATTTATGAACTCCACCACTGTCGTATGgtccacaaatttaataattgtgttggtgttatacagtggggtgcaatcatgtgtgtagagggaatagaggaagggacttaacacacagccctggggagcacctagtaccaaggtagaagaatggtgagatcctatCCTTACTGATTGtagcctatctgtcagaaaggcaatcttctgaggtaatcccaggttcatcatttaaaaaaaaaaaaacctattgggtagaatggtattaaaagcagagctataatccacaaacaacagcctcacataagttccctgttgttctaagtgactcAATGCAGTATGGAGAACAATGGACATAGCATCACCAAAAGATCTATTTCTATGCAAAACGCACTGTGTATCATATGCACAGTAATTTAAATACATGTAATCCTTGCATGAATCCAGTCAACATCTCAAGGTTTTTACTACTTCCTGAAACCTTCTGCCACCTCATGTTCCCAGACCACAAAAATTTGATGATTTGtagatggaaaggaaaagaagggctGCTTCTAAGGCTAAAAGGATACTGTTCTACATCTTCCTTagcatttttctctttcccttcttctaaTCCTGATATGTGAATGCTTGCTTCAACTCAATATATCTGTGAGTCCATGACTCTAGGCTCTTTGTTCTTCCCTCTAGTAACCTCAGAAATGTATAAATGTCCCTGGTTCAGTTTATTTTTGCATATATGTCTAAGGACAGCACACATATCCGACCATGAATATCAATAGTTCTTCAATTTAGCATTTTCATCCAGTGAAATGTTAGAAGAAGCTATATTGACATATAACAAAATGTGCATATGCTAGGGTATATTTCTAGTTGTTTCCAAATAAATAAGAGCTAATAATATTTCTAGATTACATAACTCTTTACTTACTATTAGCTAATATTGCTATTTCACTAATATAAGTAGCGTGACTGCGTTTTActattaatgtattttaatctAGTTCTCTGTCCATTCATACAGCTCTTACAGATGTTCGTTACCTGCCCATAGAAAATCAAACCACGATCACAGAATTTATGCTTTTGGGACTTTCAAGTGATCCACAAGTGCaggttcttctcttctttctgttcttaatAATATATGTCACAACATTCATTGGAAACTCTGTCATCATTTTCGTAGTCAAGACTGAGATGAGACTTCACACCCCCATGTTCTTCTTTCTCAGTCATCTCGCCTTCGTTGACATTTGCTATTCCTCCGTCACTGTCCCAAAGATGCTGGAAACCCTTGTAGCCAAGAGGAAATCCATTTCCCTGGCGGGATGCATTACACAGattttatcctttatgtattttgGTTGTGCTGATATTTTTCTGCTTTCAGCCATGGCATATGACAGATATGTTGCTATCTGTGACCCACTCCGTTATTCAATATTAATGACAAAGCCAATGTGCTGGAAACTGGTGGGTGGAGCCTGGGTCACTGGCTTTATTGATGTGATGCTCAACGGGTTGCCTTTAATAGATCTGAAGTTTTGTAGACACAATTTACTGAGTCATTACACTTGTGAGCTCTCTGCACTTTTGAGATTGTCTTGTACCGAAACCTCCATCAATTATAGGCTGATAATTGCCTCTTGTTTTCTCTTCGGTTTCACCTCCTTCATCCCCACTTTCATCTCTTACTTTTATATCATTTCCTCCATCCTCAAGATTCAGTCCACAAAAGGCAGGAGTAAAGCCTTCTCTACCTGTAGCTCTCATCTCATTGTGGTTTGCCTCTTTTATCTATCAGTTTTCTCCACATACTTGCAGCCGTATTCTAAGTCGTTCACAGACCTCAACAAAGTGAGCTCTATCCAATATTTAGTTTTAAGTCCTTTGCTAAACCCTATCATATATAGTTTAAAAAACCAAGATTTGAAAAGTCTTCttttgaaaaagtttgggaaacaaTGTTAAATTGCAAATCTGCTTGGCTTATCCATATAAATCATGCAAGCAATCATGCAAATGAAAATGTTTGAGAGCTGGCAGAGAAATGCATTGTGGTGCACTTTGATAAGTAACCATGCAACGGGTGTGGTAAAATATGGGCAGTTGACTCAAAATGTATGAACCAATGGGACTGAGATAAAAACAGTCCTGTTAATGTCAGCACGTATATTCTTAATTTAATTAGGTTTAGTTTCAACCCACTTTTCATGGGATTTGAATTCTCACAGTTCTGAAATTGTAATTGTATCAGCTAATATAAGATTAGCTGATAACTTTAATTGGACcacaaaaatttaaacaaatagcaagctttcatggtTTAAATCCATTTCCTCAGGGTATAAGCTCACTTCCTTCATGATCAGTTTTTCTTTGAAGTTCAGTGTCTACTGTCTCTTTAGCAAGGTTTGTTGCATAATGTCAATTTCTGGAcagtttttctgcaccatccatgaaggAGTTGTACTTAGAGCCCGAGGAAGTGGATCTGATGCACAAAAGGTTACCagattttttgcaccataagatgcactttccccccacaaaacagaggggtggaaagtctgtgcgtcttatggagtgaagaaaacagattatattttcctgttttcttctaaaaaaattggtgcgtcttatggaaaggtgcgtcttatggagcgaaaaatacggtatttgttatttgggggggggttgtagtcTAATataaggtatcacctactcttgcatttgtgtcatCTTCTGGACCACCACtggttttctgttttttctgAATTGTACCATTGATGGCTAGACACAGTACCACTTACAAGGCATTGTGGAATCTCAACAGCAGCCATGAGAATCCTTCACATCAAGCAAAAATGACCAGAATACTGTATGAAATTATGCacaccagatttaaaaaaaaacaatctgacTTCTAATTTGGCATAGCTGGCAGCGTCCTGGTGAATGGACCAAATATAAAACCGAAATTGTGCTAAAAACTCTGGGTCTTTGTGTTGCTTTCCCCCATCCCCACAGCTTAAAGAATCTGTTTTTCTCACTCTCACATTCAAACAAGGAATGTGAGAGAGGGTGTGAGAGAGGTGATGACAATTTGCAGTATTTTGGTCTCAAACCAGCATAGAAAAATTCCAAACCTTGGAAGAGGCCCAGCCTCACAGGAAGAACTGATCATCTCTCCCAGATATATAGCATCAATTGCTGGACACTTTTTCTGCACCTTCAACAAAAAGGCTGCACAGAGAGCATGAAGAAGTGGTTTTGATCTTGCTAGTTGTTTCATTTGTTAAtgatccaataaaaggtatcacttactcttgcatttgtgtaatctttgggaccacacattgttgtttttgtatgtgtgtctgttgtatatgtatatgtattgttattttccttcccaactATACAGGTCGAGATGGGTGTTGGCTtgcatgtatttatatatgtatatatacatactgtaatATATACTGACAATTACCCAAGGTTTCCTAAGTCATTGCGAAATGTGGTAATTATTTTATCTATTGTTATTTCCCTTTCCAACTAAACAGACCCACTTGTACAGAAAAAAAGCTCAAAGGTACAGTCATTCTCCACATGTCATTTTTGCTGTTGTTCCTTtgatcactgttgttgtttacagaagcaagtttcaaaagaaactgaaaacCAAAAAAGAGTCTTAAATCATTACTAAGTGTGgaatgcaaccaaacaccactgtcACTTTATCTTAAAGTCTTCGCATGAAAGTTTTACCATGTAGTCTCTGTGTTCTGACTAATAGAGTCTAcattttccatgaaagctcacattaaaatataacaagctGTCTTTAAGGACCCACaatgtcgtcttcttcttcttcttcttcttcttcttcttcttcttcttcttcttcttcttcttcttcttcttcttcttcttcttcttcttcttcttcttcttcttcttcttcttcttcttcttcttcttcttcttctccttcttcttcttctccttctccttctccttctccttctccttctccttcttctccttcttctttggttttattctgtatttcttgttaaaatatttgcacagactaacacagctataacttcaaaaacaatcaaaataaaagTAGAGAAAAAAACCTCCATCAGAAAACATATGCCAGTTGttgggaaaatatttaaaactaaaggTGTAGATCCATGCCTACACATACAAGAACAACACAACAAATGTATCCAGGGATTACGAAAGATCAagaagaacccccccccaaaaaaaaacacaacaacagagCTTTGCTGATACTGTTGCATATTTTGTgggaagaaatttaaaaatcaatgacCAGAATTCCTTGAATTATGCCAGTTATTGGTTCCAGTTAGAGATAGGCATAACCACCAAAATGGCTGGTAGGCAGGGACATATGCTGATGGTCCCTGGCTGGCtgacaggcaagcaagcaagcaagcaaataaaaaaacaaacaacttgtTTTTCAGTTAGCTGGCCTGTCAGCTGGCTAGGGGCCATCTGCACATATCGCCGCCTCTTAGCTTACAAGCCGGCTAACTAAAaagaagtaacaacaacaacaacaacaacaacaacaacaacaacaacaacaacaacaacaacaacaacaatcatctgGTCTGTCAGCCAGGCAGGAGCCATCTGTGCATGTGCTCTCACAATGGCAGCcacagtggaggaagaggaggcagtggcaggaaaTGGTTCAGGAAAGCTTGAGTTCTTCAGTTTTGATGAATCTAAGCTGATCCAAATCAATGAATTGGTGGTTTTTGATGAATTTCATGGTTCGCTTTTGgctttgttcccatctctagtttcaatatCTTTGTTTATAAGTCTAAAGCAGCATATATTTCACCATTCCTATTGAATGAAGCTTGGATGTACATAGATTTCTGTACTTCGAGATTGCCATTGAGTCTGTAACCCTAGAATGATTTCTCTGAAATGACACTGGGTCGCCATTGCAGGGAGGCTTTGCCTGCCTGTCCAGTCTTCTGATGGGAGGAGGCATCTTTAAGAAGGCTAGGTCCCTCTACAGCAGCCTTTTTGCTGACTATTTTGCAATCCCTTGGACCCACCCTAGGATTAAGAGTGAGATTATCTGATTGCCTTTggagccggatgggaatttttggcttgCATCCTAATTGGCAGTTGGTTGTGGGTGTGTTTTAACCCATCCCATTCTCATCTACAGGGTGTGGCTATAAATGCCATGGATGTAATGGTTGGTTAAAATTCCTTTCGGTCACAGCTTTGGGTAATGTGATAAAAAAGCTTGGGTGAGTTCTGGATTGACACATGGTACCAAAAAAAttggccatctctctgtcaggttgTGACAATAGGCTATCAGATGAGAGGTGGTTTTACATGGTATGATCTCCCAGCCAACTGCCCGCTTAGAGTCACGAGGCTTGGTGGGTGGAGTGGGTTGGGTTCATAGAGCACCTGAAGGTTATCTGTACAGCagacagcacgattcagaaataggagctcgcCCTGCTATAGGAAATGTCCGGAGATCTAGGATTATCCACACATGGAAGAATATCACACTACGGAAGGTCCCCTTACATAGTCAGTAAAGTTGTAGCCCAAGTTTTAAACCCAACACTGAAGATTTTCAGTTCCTATGGGAGCCTACTTAGATAGAATTTTGTACATATGTGTCCTCATTGCAGAAGTCTAcagatggttggttggttggttggttggttggttggttggttggttggttggttggttggttggttggttgcttggttgggtggttgggtggttgggtgggtggttggttggttggttggttggttggttggttggttggttggttggttggttggttggttggttggttggttggttggttggttggttggttggttggttgattggttggttggttggttggttggttggttggttggttggttttaacataccaccccattagtgcaagcactactcttTGCAGTTTACAAGTTGAAACTTAAAACCCCATGTACATTCAACAATATGGTGATACACATGCATAAGGTATAatattcatttatatatatatatacagtatgtatatgtatatgcatatgtatatctatatatatatatgtatactgtatgtatactgtgtgtgtatatatacacacacacacagcatacatacagtatacatatacatacatacatacatacatacatacatacatacatacatacatacatacatacatacatacatacatacatacatacatacatacatacatacataagaaatatatatatcaggACAGTCACCTATTTGTCTGAAATCACTGAACATCcctatttttaaactttttgtgGGTTATAAAATGGATGCTTAACTACCATGTGATTTTGTCAACAACGTTTATGAATATGGAACAAAATTGGATTTTCTACTCTTCCCTCTGTTAGGAGAAGCTTTGATTGAGCATTTCCAATGCTGGAGTATGGTTCCTGGTGAAACACTTTGAACAGCACACCAACAGTAAATAGAGTACAGGTTTATGAATATGGTTTCTTTAATTAAGATACAGACATAAATGGCAAGTCTCTCTTCTTTGTGTGTGGATGTGTTTTTCAGTTAGCAATGCTTTGGAGAAGCTGAGCCATGGAATGTCAGACCTTTCCTAACTGGAAGAGAGAACTCTGGCGGAAGGTTCTTATAATTCATTTTTCTCAAAggcactctctctcccccccctcccaattttgtACTTCTTTCTTCAGACCCTGACAGAAAaatggggaggagaagaagatgaagaaaaggtTGAAGAAGTAGTGGAATAGGGAGAAATTAAGAGTGGAAGTGAAGGAGAAAGATCAATATTTTTTCCTGTGAATTGCAGCATGGGAAATTTGGAGCTCCCTGGCTTTGGACAACCCCATTCCATAATAAACTTCATGATAGCTGAATCTTCTGCtagttgaagtccaaaatgtaGAGGCCAAGCCTGGGATATTCATTTTCCCTTAGGGCCTGCAGGGAGTTCCACATAGTGTTTTCCGTTGTAAACAGAAACATCTTCAGACAACTTAGAATCTAGAAAGATTCAAGGCCAAGTCataatcatgtactgtatatgttattTTACCCATGAGTTGTCTTGTGTGATAGAAATAATTACAAATAGGTCCCTGAAGGAAGCAAGTTAAGCAGAAGATAAACTTTTGCTGGAAGAACTGGAGAAGAAAAGATGACATCACCACATATCTCCCTCTTAACAAGTAACAACTCTCCAGTATTTATTAAGGAAACAGAATAAAGCAAAATAACTGatagctactgtatttttttttcaccaggtGTAACTGGGCCAGATGATTACACAAGGGTTTCATGCCACCCCCTGCTCCTTTTTCCATATTAGCATTAATTTTGTTCCACAGATTTAATTTCCAGAATTACTTCATAATTGACAGCCATTTCAAGCACACTCAAATGGATTAGGTGCAAGTGTATGGTGCAAGTAAGTATTGAtcctccccttcttccttctgtctttcatgATAACTTCAGGGATAGTGTTTTCATTTCCAGGTTGTCTCAAATTGTCATTAAACAACAGAGAACATAGAGCTTTCCTTTCCTAGTGACTGATAAGCTGTATTTTCTTCTTGCATTCAATGCCATGTACATAGAGGCAGGATGTTAAAGTAACGGAGCACATTTCAGTTGCCCTtgatatccttttttttttggctgaaaagGACGGGAAATATGATCAACAGTATATCTCAAAAATTTCTGCTCCTTCTTCTGAACATGGATGAGACAGATTTAT of Pogona vitticeps strain Pit_001003342236 chromosome 6, PviZW2.1, whole genome shotgun sequence contains these proteins:
- the LOC110091536 gene encoding olfactory receptor 1f45-like encodes the protein MEKTALTDVRYLPIENQTTITEFMLLGLSSDPQVQVLLFFLFLIIYVTTFIGNSVIIFVVKTEMRLHTPMFFFLSHLAFVDICYSSVTVPKMLETLVAKRKSISLAGCITQILSFMYFGCADIFLLSAMAYDRYVAICDPLRYSILMTKPMCWKLVGGAWVTGFIDVMLNGLPLIDLKFCRHNLLSHYTCELSALLRLSCTETSINYRLIIASCFLFGFTSFIPTFISYFYIISSILKIQSTKGRSKAFSTCSSHLIVVCLFYLSVFSTYLQPYSKSFTDLNKVSSIQYLVLSPLLNPIIYSLKNQDLKSLLLKKFGKQC